AAACCAACAGCTGAGATCTTGTGGTGATTATCATCGTTTGGATAGGAAGAAAAGGCAGTAGAAGGGGACTGGAAAaaggacaagaagaagaagaagaagaaaactgtTGAACATGTGAAAAGTAGCCCAGGAGAAGCCATTTGTTTGAGACCATGTAGAGAAACAGGACACATGTATATATGGTTTGAGGAATCTGTGCTTTTGAATGTGTAATGTGACATCAATGAcctcatgtcaaaaaaaaaaaaaaaaaaaaaaacctcatcaGAAAAGAAATTATTATCTTCTGTCTATTCAATACAGCACGTGAACCATGAAAGTAATAGTCCAAAATCTTCGTACGAGTCATGTGAACTCCTTCAATGAGGCCCAACATGAGTAAACTTTCTACGACTGTTTGGGGTGAGGAATCATGCATCCTCCATAGCTAGACTGATAAAAGATCAAATGTTTtcgaaaaaatgaaaagatttacAGGTTTTGGTGCAGACTTCAATTCCTAGCACTAGCAGACAGAAGTGGCTTACAGGCCCCGTACATAAAGTAAATGTTAGATAAAATCTATTAATGTTGTAATTTATGGCCGGtttaaaattgcgtttgagtggcttaaaagtgtttttaatattcaaaaagtttatttgaaaaaaagtattcgtttggtaaaaaaaaattaaaagcgcttttaagggttcaaaaagtataaaaatagctaaaaaacacttttgcaaaagtttaaaaatgaaatttttgcccaaaatctctttttaacttaaaaattatatttcttaaacgcaatcccaaacaagctttTAGTAGAACCAGTTGAAACTTTTTCTTGTAtataaaaaaaggtttatttCAATTTCTTATGAAACTTGACATATCTTATACTAAAATTAAGATGAGTGATGATAAGCTCTACATGGCCTCATCAATGCCACAACGTCCACCCTCCATAGCCTCTTCAATTCCCTCGTAATGATTGAACTAAATTGAACCATTCTCCGCCGAACATGATCATATGCACAGGCTTTATGATAATTTGACGtaaattcaacacaaaattaatgtaTTGAAAGTGATGGATTTgactcaattaattaattaaagaaataaaattaaaataacctaTATAACTTTATATCAAATCTCAAGCCCATTTTAACCTTGTTATATATGTAAGGTTCATGGAAGAGAATGAAGCTTGATATCATTAGTCTAAGATTCTGTCAAACTACTCATAGCCTGGTCATAGTTCCTTTTCAGAGAATGACAATTGACAACCCAGAGAAAGTTTTTTCATCATTCTAAAATGGTGAAAGACTACTTACCAAGGAAAAAATATGTTTCAAAGTATTTATTAAGGAATCAGCCGGAGACCGAGCCACATAACCGAAGAAATACCGGGGGTGTAAAATGTGAATTTTGAGCACTTTTATCAATGTTAGAAAGCAAATTCTAATGGatttatactttttattttttgaacaaatttatATGTAAGTTGGAAATTTGGttatacaaagaaaaaaaaaaaaaaattaatttgacctaatatttttcattcattagtaTTAATGGCAGCCGTAATTAAGTACTTATTGAATCAATTATTGCACGTGGGCGAGTAAATACCCTCAAGTTCGATATTTTTGTTGCATCAATTATTTGGTATTAATTTAGTGGGTACAAATCATGTGGGCTGGGCATGATTATCAGGGCCGAAAACCAACCAAACGGACCTATAAATAGGATTCATTTGAAAAGCCCTACTGAAAGCTCCATCTTCATGGGATCTTCTCTGCTGCTGTTAATGATGTCAAATTTTGTGCTTCATCTGCATAGCAGACTGGATGGACAAAATTTGCTTTCTCAGTCGACTCACTCTTGGGTGATAGTGATTTGCAGGCCTCAGGTTTAGACTTGCCTTTGTAAGCCTTGCAAATATAGGTCATAAAATTTCCATAGTCCTACACCAAGAAAAATATTGTTAAGCAAAGTGTAACGAGGAAGaaattgggttgaagaaatttagtttattaaattggtATGTGTCCAAAATGTACATAAAGCAAAACTTTGTCGACAGACCAACCTCTTGGAGGGCTTGATTATTCACAACAACCCATGGTACAAATCTATGGCGTGGATTAAGCTGAGCAGTTTCCCTAGCATATTTTTGTTCAATCTGTGATATCAATATCagaatatatatgtgtgaaacatatgaaaaaacacaagaaatcaTGAAGAAGGGCGCACAACATTGGACCAAGAATTCGGATCCTCAGCAATTTGCTATATGTAATAATCCGGACAATAAATGTACGAATATTCTTATGGGGTCCATTTGCTCAAGTAAGAGAACAAGTTGCTGAAGACTTGCTCGAACAAGTGAGCTTCATATAAACCTTCTTACATTTACCAtccaaattactaacaattcgAACAACGGTTGTAAATTTTTGTCCTTGGACCAAATATGCTATTTGCAAGTGAAACTAACCTTGTTGCCGTAGCCACTATTGTAGCAATTGATGGGGACGGTACCCAATCCTGTCTTCTCAAAGCAATTGATCCATTCACTATGCTTGTCATTCAACGCCAAACGCTCAACACAGTAGATAAATCTAAAATGTCGAACCTGCATTATACTCAAATTAATACCAAAACATATAGGCAAAGTTTTGTGTCAGATTGGGTCggaataaatttattttaattaagtctattaaactaaaaatctatcttaaaaatatgtaattttcacttccttttttttttttttttttttttaattccaacaTGTTTTATACATGTTAGCTTAATAAAATGGGTTAGAAAAATTtccttttatccaatttaaaaGTAAACTTTAGTAAAAATGTATTTAGGTGAGTAACATGTTTTATACATGTTCTTCCAATGCAATCTATGAgcatgtttgttaatgtgttttgaggattttttttttgaaaaagaattttaatgTCACATAAAGATGAAATCagttttaattgttttatgttatgggttgtttattattattattttttgttttgagaacataaaacaaaagactaACTCCAACTCCATTTCTTTGATTTGCAAACAAAGAACTTAGCACCTGTATAAGGTTAGTGATTTTTCATGACCAAATTTAAATATTGAAGATGTGATTCTCTTTTTAAGGATAAATCTAGCTTAGAGCATGTGGTTTTTATATGTATTCACATGTACTTCAACCGATCCGGCATGTaaattttatatgtatttttaagaacaaatgtaaattttaagaaaagaatatcttcaacctatttaagtattaaaaattgattttttttttttttttaataggcaTTGGAGGGCTTACCACATCAGGATAGACAGTAATGGTGCAGGCTTCAATGGTGTTCAGCAAGCATTCATCTGATCCATGCTGCAATAtggtaaaaatgaaaattaactGAATTAAATCTTTTTTCGGGTtacaataaatataatttaagtGCATACATATACATACGAACATCTTGTTCTTTTCATAAATCGGCATCTAATTATGGattcaaattattttaataatttattgtcTTAATTACTAATAATCCGATTATTACATATGAAAGAACTCCTATAAATTTTATCCGTCAGTACAGAAGAACAAACCGTTAAATCATTCTACCACCATACTGGCACGAACGGGCCCGACACATTTAAGGCCATTCTGATTGGGCTCGTGGTGCACTCATTACACATGTACCAAAATCACATTAACGTTAtcattaatgaaaaaaaaaaaaaaaagattttattttagtgATGGCAtgattattaataataataataaaaaaatgaatagctatatatataaaaaaaaaattcttttataaaattaaactatattattattattattattcaatagttattttgttttaccTTAAAATTTCACTTCCcactactgtttttttttttttttaccagtgAATTAATTATAACTAAAAACAAACCCAAGacaagataatgatgatgagGAAGATTTAGACTAAGATGTGACCTGGCAAACGAAGGTGCCGTTGGATTGGATCCAGGCGTTGCCCCAGGGGACCATCCTGAGATTGACGACGGAGATGAGCCCGTTCTGAAAGATCTTGAGGAGATAGTTGACTATGAAATTGGCACAATAGGGACAGAGAGTTTCGTAGTAGAGCGACACCGTGACGCTGTCGGAGGTAGGAGAAGAAGCTGCCGGGCGAGTAGTGAAGGAGAGCAAAACAGTTGCGAGAACAAGAGTGGTGAATAGTTGGCGAGAAGCAGCCATTTGTGTCCACAGACAACGTACGTCGGAGACGCTCTGCTCGAGTGCTCTCCCTTTGTAAACGAAAACGACTGAATGTGGAGCGAGTAGAGTGGCGTTTTGATGCAATTAGTAAAAATTATGAGCAGCTTTTAACGTGGGCAAGTGACCGACCGTCACATCTATTCCTTTTATCTTTATGAAACCTTTTGTTCTCTGATTGACTTTAataccctttatttatttattggctTTTTCAGTGACTTTTCCACTTTGTTAATGATGCACCAAACTATTTGACGTCAGGATAACGATCTCCCAcggtttcaagtttcaactttaACCTTAgatttactctaaaaaaaaaaaaaaaaaacggtagattttaaaattacgGAGTTGAGGCCATTCTTTATATGGAACGGCTCGGAAAAATCTTACTTATAAATATGTATAATGTTATTGATAAGAATTTggtatattttaatttggttttttatttttatattgtagaaaatttgttttttattttttatttattagttatTACATGTCCATATAAGAGGGAgaggaaaattcgaactaatgacttttGTCCCATTAGGCATGGTCCCAGCAAATTGAGCTACATCTTAAAGacttataaaaaaacttttttaactAAAAACTGTCTTTTAATTTActgaagaaaaaatatttccatAAATGTGAAAAAGAAGCATTTTGGGTTATAATTTCTTTTGGGTGTCTTCTTCTTTAATATGTTGCATTTTTCAAATCGATTGATAAAAGGAATGTCTGTAACTTTAGaatctataatttattttaaaattattataaggGATTTGATGTGTGAAATGCCACCCACCATGGCACCACCACAATagccatttttaaaaaagaaaagaaaagaaaagaaaagaaaaatgctttgttgtatttatttatttaaaataagagtaaatttatttaatagattgttatTCAAGTGTCATACAATTGGAATGacatgataataaaaattaaccatttttttttataagtactaatctaaatgattgatttttattaacaCATAATCAAATCATATGCAATCATACATCattctattaaataatattactcttaaaaTCAACCGGGGATCCAAAATAGAGAGtataaatcagattaaattttGCAAACAATGTTTCCACGTTTGATGTTGTTtcatttaattcaatttatttactAATTTAAACCAATTCAGAATATATGCTCATCTATATTAATCACCTACTTTACATGtattactccttttttttttttttttttttttaatgtggatTCGGAGCGTTATaaaagtaattattatttttttcatcaaaatctataaatcatttttttttaatatgggatCGGAGTGTtgccaaataataatatttttttttcaccaaaatctataaatcatcttttttctcttcttctttttattgtttttattttttattttccttctaaaagttggaatataattgttttgaaaagCCTCTCGACTTAGCCCAATAGGCATTGGTTTGTGGCCTATAAAGCCCAATATCTATACCTTCGGTCTTCTCTCATATCCTCTATCCATCTGCCTCACCAAGTAAGCTCAGTACACGCTAGGCGCTATCTATCTTCCTCCATTTCTCTAAACCTTCTGTCTCTCAGTTCTAAACCCTCCTTCATTTTCCTAGGCTCTCTGTGCAGCTCCTAAAAccctagctctctctctctctctctctctctctcaaatggCATCAATAAACTTCAACCCCTTCGACCACTGGTTCAACAAACCCACAAACCCCATCGCACCAATCAACCTCCTCTCATTCCACGACTCTTTCTCGCCCAAAACCCACACAAGTTTCGCCGCAATAAGCCTCTCGAACCCCTTCCGGAGAAACgcaaaacccaaacccaaaaaacccGGTGACCCAAACCCAGACGAACCCGGCCCGTACCGCCAAATGCTGGACCAGTTTTTCTGGGAATGCGAGAACCTCCCCGATTACCGACACACCCCAGAGGTGGAGAAGATCCTGAACGAGGACCCGTTAGTCGAGAAGAAGGAGAACCCGACCCCGGAGGAGATTAGAGAGAACGAGGACTTCTGGGCCCGGTTCCAGGCCAGCCCGGTGGTGCAGTTTCTGGCCCGGGCCGAGGAGATCGCCGATAAGATCAATGAGCTGGAGCTGAAGGAGAACGACACGCCGTACCGCAAGGAGGACAAGAAGCTGTGGCAGGCGCTGCCGCACGTGCCGGGGTTGGACGGCAGGCCTATGCCGAGGAAGGCGATCAAGACGAAGGAGGAGTCAGACGACAAGTTTTGGGACTTTACGAAGCAATTCTTCTTCGGGCTTTGGGGTTTTCGTCAGAGGCCCTACCCTCCCGGCCGGCCCATCGATGTTGCTCAGGCTATTGGCTACAAACGCCTCGAGGAGCGGTACTATGATTGTAAGTTCGTAtattattgataatttgatATAACATAACATAATTGGTCTTGTATTcatccataaataaataaaaaacataattggtctcgtATTTCGTGGATTCCTGTGTACTACTTTCTTTGTATTAGGGTCTATGAATGAATTtacattatttataaaaaataaaataaaaaattggcaggttaaaattgcttttcaaaatCAGTCGAAAACTGGAATGATTTTATAAGAATGATGGATTGAAAACATGAATAAATTCACGTGTAAAAGTCAAACCCGATCTTACCAAAGTTTAATTGCTTTTttcaaaatcacattttcattaACCGCTACACCAAATGGGCCCTAAGCTATTATATCATAATGATATAAATGTACATTGGCGATCTGGTGCATAAATGTGATAGTTTTGCTTAGAATGTTGTTATCATACGATTTTGGTTTCTGGGTGGTTTCCTGTTTTgtatgttttgttcatttatgtTGTTGTTGGTGAAGTTATCATGAGAAGTGGTGGATGGTACTACAAGGATCGAATGGGTCGAACTAGGGGACCTTCTGAGCTAATACAGCTTAAAACAGCTTGGGGTGGTGGGATTATTGATAAGGACACTTTCATTTGGGGTGACGACATGGATGAATGGGCACCAATACACATGGTTTATGGCCTGGAACCTGCAATTGCCACTTGGGAAGGTTTGTTAAGCttccaactttttctttttcatttatctctTTGAAATGGGTCGTTTCCTGCCCACGTGATACTGGAAATGATCTTATGGTTTGCtaatttattaagaaaagaTGGCGCCCATGTTTGATAATGGCAATGATCTTGACCAGTTGTTCCTTTGCTTAGACTATATCTCCAGAAATAGCAAATGGTCATGGAAGGAAGAAAGTGATTTGTAGAGAGCAACTATTTTTGGTTAAACTACCACGATTAATAGATCCATCAGATTTCTTCGAGTTACTTTACGATTTATCTTAGGAGATGTCATGATGAGATTAGTAAATGTTGAGTCATAATGAGAAGAAAAATTCATATACCCCCTTCTTTTTCCTGTGAGGTTGAATGGAGAAATTTTGGAGGTTGAGAAAAAGGCTAATCATGTGAAATTACATAGAACATTTAACTACCTATGACTTCTTTAGTTGTGACACCGAAATAGGCCATGAAAAGTTATTTGGAATGGCCAACCCTGAAAGATGCTTCCATTGATTATGTGTAATTTACAGCTTTATACTGTTGCATATGGATTGTTAGCTTACTATTTGGTGATCTTCAGTTAGACTCGGTGCTGCTGCAACAGCTTTTCTACACAAACTACAAAAAGGTATTCCTCCTTGGGTTCCTCTCAAGGGACATGAGAAGAAAACCTATAAGCAGCTCCAAGAAGAGGCTATAGAGAGTAAGAGACGTGATCTAGCAGTACTCGAAGCTAATGGCGGTGTTTGGCCAGGGGTTAAGATTCCTAGTCATGCCCTATTCCTTTGGGCTAGTGGTTCTGAACTGACCTCACTTTTGGGTGAGGACCACATGCCAAACAAATACATACCGAAAGAACTTAGGTATGTCTATGCAGTTGATATTTCACATTTTCTTGTCTCTTCTACATCCAACTGGTGTAAGAGTAATAGTATATCCATCCGCAGAGGAAGCAACTAAAAAAGAGGTTATATTGCATGTCTCGCGTTCCGTCCGCTAGAATaggattttcttattttcactTAAAGGAAAGAGAGGTAGGTTGGAGACATAGGGGTTATTGCTTTTCTTAATTAGGGATTTATGTAAGTCATAATTAGCCAATTATTTGGAggaaaaaatagtaaaaagaaTTGGAAATAAGTTGTTTGATCATAAGGATGCCTTCAATTGCGGAGGATCAGTGTTCTGTTAATTTTGTTCCTCCTTATCACGTGTGTTCATTTGAAATAGTATTGCATGTCTAGCTGTTAATTTTGTTCCTCCTTATCTCGGGTGTTCATTTGAAATAGTATTGCATGTCTAGAGCTAGTCATCAAATTGATGTTTTGTTTGCGTATATCTGGCAGATACCAATTGGCCAAAATCATCCCTGGATTAAGGCCATGGGAGGTTTTAAGCGTAGAACAAGCAATGGATCAGATAACATATCGTGGAGAGTGGTATCGTGAACCTCTTGGTACATTCACAACGGGTCCTCCGTACATCAATCATTGGAATACGGACGTCAAGGTGAGACTTGTTTCCTACTTCAGGTTTTTGATTAGTTCTTTTAGCCTGCCTGAGCTCTATGGTTATGTTAAACTTTAAAATAGCAAAGCTTAAAATAAAGTTCTTGgtcattaattaaattgattgtaGTCAAGGGTGAGAGTTGCTTCCTACTTATGGTTTTTGATTGGTTGTTTTAGATTGCTCGAGATTTGCATATTGTTGCTAAACTGTTTTGAATTTGCCTGAATCCTCTCCTTTAGAGTGCTCTATCTAAAAGATATGGAGCTAATTAAAGCATGTGCCTGTATAATCTATATAACCTTCTATGGGTTCTTTTCTTGCAGAGGTTGTTTAATCTTTTCAGCTACCTTACCACCCGAGTTTACAGCAAATTGGAGAAGACAATTCCGGGTTTTAATTCCATAATGGAGAAAGTCGAGGCTGATGTTACTGCAAGGCAAGCAAGAAGGAAAGCAAGGAGGGAGGCAAGGAAGAGAGCTGAGTAGAAGAAATGTTTGTAAGGTCGAGTTCAAAATAGCATCAGGAGATTTCATAGTTCTACCTTCCCTTCCTTTCATGTTGCAACTTATGCATGATCTTTCTGCTGTAAAACTGAAACGTTTGTATATTCAAAATGGAAGTGTTCGATGTACTTCATGTAGGGCACTTGGATTGTTCTGATTCAAATTCAAGGCTATTCTTTTGTTCACATGGGATGGGAGGATGGCAAAATCAGATGTAAAATGTTTGAAAAATCTTGGTCTTGTttgaaaatacatatattttaaaattttgatttctgAAATGTGATTTTAACAGTAAGAACATGACACAGTTTTCTGATGTTTTATTCCCTGGAGATATATTTAGTATATTTTGTctgaaaacagaaaaaaaaaaaaaacttcttagTTTCATCCCCCAAAATGTGATCTTTTAAAAGCTAATCAAATAATATAGAAATTTGGCTATCGTAATAAAGGTGAGTTACGGGCTCACTTGTTTTAGGTAGGTAGGTTTCACATTTTAAGTTGTTCTAATAAGTCGGTTGCGCAACTCTTCATTTCCTTGATTCGGTCACCCCAATCTTGCAAATTGGTGGCGGCAaaaaccacccctaagggccagcCGCCAAAACAATTTTAAGGTTGGCCCTTGGGGCAAAACCACCCCAGGCCAAACgagggtggccaagccaccctaGCAGCTTTGGGGGTGATTCGGCCATCCCCAAAATGGCTAGAGATGGCTCGCCAcctctttttttcaatttttttttttttttaaaaaaaaagaaaatttaattaggtaAATTACAACCGTTCACCAACAacaattgaagtctatcggagttTCAACAAAAGAGATCAAGTATACAATTTCTTAGACCCTACTGTCACCTCCAAAATCCAGTTGAGGATTCAAAAAGATGTGAGATTAGCTATCAAAGTGGTAATGGCCAAATGGAGCATGCAGAGGGTTACTGCACAACTCTATCCGTGAAGTTGCAAGGTACTACTATCATTgctgatttttatattttaccaTGAGGAGGTTGTGATATGATTTTGGGAATTTATTGGTTGAGTTCCCTTGGCCTTATAGTTTGGGATTTTGCTAAGTTAACTATGGAGTTCTCTTTTATCTCTAAGAGTTATTTGGAAGGGCCTAAATCCTACTGAATCTTCTTTGGAAGATAGTAATACTTTTTTCTAGATTGCCTAATGATAAGCAAAAAGGATTAGTATTACAATTGATGCCCTCTACCAATTCTTCTCCCAAACTGGAAGTGAATACAGTTTTTGCTGCATTGTTAAAAGAGTTTAGTGCAGTGTTTGACGAACCAAAAGGTTTGCCGCCAGTGAGGTCTCATGACCATCAGATAGTCTTAAAGAAGGATACTCAACCGATATGTGTTAGGCCATACCGGTACCCTCATTACCAAAACGGGGAAATTGGGAAGATTGT
Above is a genomic segment from Corylus avellana chromosome ca9, CavTom2PMs-1.0 containing:
- the LOC132161589 gene encoding gamma-interferon-responsive lysosomal thiol protein-like, with the translated sequence MAASRQLFTTLVLATVLLSFTTRPAASSPTSDSVTVSLYYETLCPYCANFIVNYLLKIFQNGLISVVNLRMVPWGNAWIQSNGTFVCQHGSDECLLNTIEACTITVYPDVVRHFRFIYCVERLALNDKHSEWINCFEKTGLGTVPINCYNSGYGNKIEQKYARETAQLNPRHRFVPWVVVNNQALQEDYGNFMTYICKAYKGKSKPEACKSLSPKSESTEKANFVHPVCYADEAQNLTSLTAAEKIP
- the LOC132161962 gene encoding protein TIC 56, chloroplastic, with product MASINFNPFDHWFNKPTNPIAPINLLSFHDSFSPKTHTSFAAISLSNPFRRNAKPKPKKPGDPNPDEPGPYRQMLDQFFWECENLPDYRHTPEVEKILNEDPLVEKKENPTPEEIRENEDFWARFQASPVVQFLARAEEIADKINELELKENDTPYRKEDKKLWQALPHVPGLDGRPMPRKAIKTKEESDDKFWDFTKQFFFGLWGFRQRPYPPGRPIDVAQAIGYKRLEERYYDFIMRSGGWYYKDRMGRTRGPSELIQLKTAWGGGIIDKDTFIWGDDMDEWAPIHMVYGLEPAIATWEVRLGAAATAFLHKLQKGIPPWVPLKGHEKKTYKQLQEEAIESKRRDLAVLEANGGVWPGVKIPSHALFLWASGSELTSLLGEDHMPNKYIPKELRYQLAKIIPGLRPWEVLSVEQAMDQITYRGEWYREPLGTFTTGPPYINHWNTDVKRLFNLFSYLTTRVYSKLEKTIPGFNSIMEKVEADVTARQARRKARREARKRAE